A genomic stretch from Sphingomonas sp. HDW15A includes:
- a CDS encoding disulfide bond formation protein B — MATASLDQPASGSPAAAARIVALALPSALLGGALLSQYVGGLHPCEMCYWQRWPHGAAIALAALTFLFPAGNRNATLLTILAATAVAISGAIGVFHAGVEYGWWEGLTTCTASGGLSLDELMNVPLVRCDEVQWSLAGISMAGFNAIFSLGGAALILALLKRARA, encoded by the coding sequence ATGGCCACTGCAAGCCTTGATCAGCCAGCGTCGGGATCGCCGGCCGCAGCGGCGCGGATCGTCGCGCTGGCGCTGCCGTCGGCACTGCTCGGTGGCGCGCTGCTTTCGCAATATGTCGGCGGTCTTCACCCGTGCGAGATGTGCTATTGGCAGCGCTGGCCGCACGGGGCCGCGATCGCGCTTGCGGCACTTACGTTCCTGTTCCCTGCGGGCAACCGGAACGCCACGCTGCTGACAATCCTGGCGGCCACCGCGGTCGCGATTTCGGGCGCGATCGGCGTGTTTCACGCCGGGGTCGAATATGGCTGGTGGGAGGGTCTGACCACCTGCACGGCCAGCGGTGGCTTGTCGCTCGACGAACTGATGAACGTCCCGCTGGTCCGCTGCGACGAGGTGCAATGGTCGCTAGCGGGAATATCCATGGCCGGGTTCAATGCGATTTTTTCTCTCGGAGGAGCGGCGTTGATCCTCGCCCTGCTGAAAAGGGCACGGGCGTGA
- a CDS encoding M23 family metallopeptidase has translation MARAEWQAAERETRRLEAASGRAASEASKLALERQAAASAVAAAEARISAASEELSLRRRAVDEARGRLAEEQRPVAALVAGLINLERRPPLLTLAGGGSVDELVRARALLAGTLPYVRARSRSLSAELASARRLEAEALKVAASVSEARVELARRQERFAALEKRALDRSSELGQAALFAGDEAIVAGAGFEQLGRQESERLSAARNAALLAKLPAATPRPFAVQGRRIGETFPYVLPATAAVIDGHGAVSATGIRSRGIRLATRRGSPVVMPAAGTIAFAGPYRRYDGVVIIDHGNGWMTMLLDVRTEARKGDRLETGAPLGIALGEMAVELSHQGNFVSPAEMAARSRSLSIQAQRR, from the coding sequence GTGGCCCGGGCGGAATGGCAAGCCGCCGAGCGGGAGACTAGGCGCCTCGAAGCGGCATCAGGGCGCGCAGCCAGCGAAGCTTCGAAGCTAGCCCTCGAACGCCAGGCCGCCGCGTCCGCGGTCGCCGCCGCCGAAGCGCGGATCAGCGCGGCTTCCGAGGAGCTCAGTCTGCGCCGGAGAGCAGTTGATGAAGCGCGCGGCCGTCTCGCCGAAGAACAGCGGCCGGTCGCGGCCCTGGTAGCCGGGCTCATCAACCTCGAACGGCGGCCGCCTCTCCTGACCCTCGCCGGCGGCGGCTCCGTCGACGAGCTGGTGCGCGCCCGGGCACTGCTTGCCGGGACCCTTCCCTATGTTCGGGCGCGGAGCCGGTCGCTGTCGGCCGAACTCGCCAGCGCGCGCCGGCTGGAGGCCGAAGCGCTAAAGGTCGCCGCCTCCGTCAGCGAAGCACGCGTCGAGCTGGCCCGACGCCAGGAACGGTTCGCGGCACTTGAGAAGCGCGCCCTCGATCGTTCGTCCGAGCTTGGCCAAGCGGCCCTCTTCGCGGGCGATGAGGCCATAGTCGCCGGAGCCGGCTTCGAGCAGCTCGGCCGCCAGGAAAGCGAACGTTTGAGTGCCGCGCGAAACGCGGCATTGCTGGCAAAGCTGCCGGCCGCAACGCCACGACCATTCGCCGTGCAGGGGCGGCGGATCGGCGAGACGTTCCCATATGTCCTGCCTGCAACCGCAGCGGTGATCGACGGACATGGTGCCGTCAGCGCGACGGGCATCCGATCCCGAGGGATCCGGCTCGCCACCCGGCGTGGATCGCCGGTCGTCATGCCCGCCGCCGGGACAATCGCCTTCGCGGGACCCTATCGGCGTTACGATGGCGTGGTGATCATAGACCATGGCAACGGGTGGATGACGATGCTGCTCGACGTCCGTACGGAAGCGAGGAAGGGCGACCGCCTGGAAACCGGAGCCCCGCTAGGCATTGCCTTGGGCGAAATGGCCGTCGAACTGTCTCATCAGGGGAATTTCGTCTCCCCTGCCGAAATGGCCGCGCGAAGCCGGTCACTGTCCATTCAGGCGCAGCGGCGTTAG
- a CDS encoding demethoxyubiquinone hydroxylase family protein, with translation MIRVDQAGEYGAIRIYAGQMAVLRNKSAVSHEIARMASQEQRHLDYFDRLIAERGVRPTALQPIWNVAGFALGAATALISEEAAMACTDAVETEIDRHYGQQLDELGESDPELSADITSFRAEEVEHRDTARAHGSANAPAYPLLTAAIRAGCRVAIGLSKRI, from the coding sequence ATGATCCGGGTCGACCAGGCCGGGGAATATGGGGCGATACGAATCTACGCGGGACAGATGGCCGTCCTTCGCAACAAGTCCGCTGTCTCGCACGAAATTGCTCGGATGGCTTCACAGGAGCAGCGGCACCTCGACTACTTCGACCGCTTGATCGCGGAGCGCGGAGTCCGGCCGACGGCGCTTCAACCGATCTGGAACGTCGCCGGGTTCGCGCTCGGCGCAGCGACCGCACTGATCTCCGAAGAGGCTGCAATGGCCTGCACCGACGCGGTGGAGACAGAAATCGACCGGCATTACGGGCAGCAACTGGATGAGCTTGGCGAAAGCGATCCCGAGCTCTCCGCCGATATTACCAGTTTCCGAGCCGAGGAGGTGGAGCATCGCGACACAGCGCGGGCCCATGGCTCGGCCAACGCGCCGGCCTATCCTCTGCTTACCGCGGCAATTCGTGCCGGATGCCGGGTGGCGATTGGATTGTCGAAGCGGATTTGA
- a CDS encoding S41 family peptidase — MKYLARLGPPLAVVAALTMIPMTTSTLAASEADTMKELDTFMDVFNQVRASYVDPVDDHTLIKGAIDGMLAALDPHSSYVEGSDYTQLRTTTDGNYSGLGLSVTMEDGAVKVITPTEDTPADRAGIKAGDYITHLDGQLLYGLDLDEAVEKMRGPAGTRTTVTIVRPGRDKPFDVTLVRAKVELRPVKWEVKDGVGIVNINTFSGNTGAAVESALTSIDKATGGKPLGYVIDLRSNPGGLLNEAVRVSDAFLERGEIVSERGREKRDVQSWSAKPGDMAHGLPVIVLVDVGSASAAEIVAGALQDHRRAIVMGERSFGKGSVQGVSEIGQGKALRLTIARYYTPSGKSVQAGGIDPDILVPQLSDPDYKDRKVVREADLRRHLVSQESVKDDILEKDNNPDPRFTATPEELKKKGVEDFQLDYAIKTLKRLSGARAGTAAIASRSR, encoded by the coding sequence ATGAAGTATCTCGCCAGGCTGGGTCCGCCTCTCGCGGTGGTCGCTGCATTGACCATGATTCCGATGACCACGAGTACGCTCGCGGCGTCGGAAGCGGACACGATGAAGGAACTCGATACCTTCATGGACGTGTTCAATCAGGTCCGCGCCTCTTACGTCGACCCGGTCGACGACCATACCCTGATCAAGGGCGCGATCGACGGGATGCTGGCCGCGCTCGATCCGCACAGTTCCTACGTCGAGGGAAGCGATTACACGCAGCTTCGAACGACCACGGACGGAAATTACAGCGGGCTCGGCCTGTCGGTCACGATGGAAGACGGCGCGGTCAAGGTCATCACGCCGACCGAGGACACGCCCGCTGATCGCGCAGGGATCAAGGCCGGCGATTACATTACCCATCTTGACGGCCAGCTGCTCTACGGCCTCGACCTCGACGAAGCGGTCGAAAAGATGCGCGGTCCCGCCGGCACGCGCACGACCGTGACGATCGTCCGCCCGGGCCGCGACAAGCCGTTCGACGTGACCCTCGTCCGTGCCAAGGTCGAACTTCGCCCGGTTAAATGGGAGGTCAAGGACGGCGTCGGCATCGTCAACATCAACACCTTCAGCGGCAACACCGGCGCGGCAGTGGAATCTGCGCTGACTTCGATCGACAAGGCGACCGGGGGCAAGCCACTCGGCTACGTCATCGATCTTCGCTCGAACCCCGGTGGGCTTCTCAACGAAGCGGTGCGCGTCAGCGACGCCTTCCTCGAGCGCGGCGAAATTGTTTCAGAGCGCGGGCGAGAGAAGCGCGACGTCCAGAGCTGGAGCGCAAAGCCCGGCGACATGGCGCACGGCCTTCCGGTCATCGTTCTGGTCGATGTCGGCAGCGCCTCGGCCGCGGAAATAGTCGCGGGCGCGCTTCAGGATCACCGCCGGGCGATCGTCATGGGCGAGCGCAGCTTCGGCAAGGGATCGGTCCAGGGCGTTTCCGAAATCGGCCAAGGGAAAGCGCTTCGCCTGACCATCGCCCGCTACTACACCCCGTCGGGCAAGTCGGTTCAGGCCGGCGGTATCGACCCGGACATCCTAGTGCCGCAGCTCAGCGACCCGGACTACAAGGACCGCAAGGTCGTCCGCGAGGCCGATCTTCGCCGCCACTTGGTGAGCCAGGAGTCGGTCAAGGACGACATCCTGGAGAAGGATAACAATCCCGATCCGCGATTCACGGCGACCCCTGAGGAGCTGAAGAAGAAGGGAGTCGAGGACTTCCAGCTCGATTATGCGATCAAGACGCTGAAGCGGCTTAGCGGCGCGAGGGCCGGTACCGCGGCGATCGCGTCGCGATCGCGCTGA